The Synechocystis sp. PCC 6714 genome includes the window AGGACTGCCCCATTCCCCAGTACTGGTGGCAAAAGGCATTAACAATAACAACGTGCCCACGGCGATCGCCGCAATGAAACCGAGGCAAATAGTACGGGAAATGGTCATTCCAGCAGATAAGAGTAAGAAGTTAGGTTCGCAGAGTGCCCCAGGTGGGACACCAAGGTTCCATAGAGGGACTCCAATTGGACCATATTGGCGGCAAAAGTGTAGCGCTCCAGTACCCTTTCCCTTGCCTTACGTCCCAAAAGCTCCGTAATTTCTGGATGGTCCCTTAGTAAGGGTAGAAGAATTTTTAATTGAGCCGTTACCCCCTGGGTTTTGAGCACAATGCCCGCCCCGTTTTCCAACACTTCCCCATCTGCCCCCGCATCGGTGGCCACACAGGCAGTGCCACAGGCCATAGCTTCCAACAAAGAAAGGGACAAGCCCTCTACCAGGGAAGGCAAAATAAAGGCATCGGCAGCCCGCAACAGTTGAATCCGGGTCAACTCATCGGCCACAAACCCCAGCCAATGTACCCCCATTTCCGGGCCATAGTGGGTCTGTAGGGTGGATTTTAAAATGCCGTCCCCTACCATGAGTAATTTGCAATGGGGGCCCATATCAGAAAACTTCCAGCCTTTGAGCAGAGCCTCCACATTCTTTTCCGGGGCAATGCGTCCTAAGTAAATAAATAGGCGCCGGGCTTGGTACTGTTTTTTCAGATCATTTTCCCCGGGACAATAACGCTCCACCGCCACTCCGTTGGGGATAATGGCTAGGCGCTGGCGGGGTACCCCTAGTTTGAGCAACAGGTTTCGCTGTAGACGGGAAAAGACGATCACCTTATCGTACTGGGCCAACGAGGGAGCATAGAGTTGATAGGTTAAAAATTGGGTACTGGAGGAGAAATTACGGAGCTTGCTGTCGAAGGGGGGATGAAAGGTGGCAATCAGGGGCAGGCCCAACTCCTCGCAAATTTCCGGTAAACGAAAATCTAATGGGGAAAGGGTCAGTGACGCATGGACTATATCCGGCTTCAATTTTGCTAGGGCATCGGCCAGCACCCGGTTGGAACGGGGGGTAGGGATGGTGTAAATGGTGGACTTAAACAGAAACGGCAAAGCCACCTCAGCGCATGCCCTTTCAGTGGGAGGATCCCCTTCATCCTCCTGGGCAAAATGTAAAAAGCTCACCTGATGGCCCCGGTCTAATAATGCATTGGTGACCTCTCGACCGTAGGTTACATTGCCGCAAAAAGGCGTTTTCTTTCCTAACCAAGCAATATGCATTCAAATAACCAGACCATGAACGAAACCGTGACAATCAGGGAACGGCAAAGGGAACTATAAACTCGGGCATCTGTAAATTTCTTCGCCAATCATAGGTGATCTTTTGGCTTCTGGCGATGTATCCCCGGGCTTAAGCACTGATTAAACTGCCCATGGCCCGACCCATATTGGCGGGGTTGAGGGCGTCGAGGGCCGCAGTGGGTTCATAGCCACAATGCACCATGCAGTCTTGGCATTTGGGATTATCACTTTTGGGACCATAGTTTTCCCATTCGGTTTGCTCCAGCAGTTGCTGAAAACTTTGGTAGTAGCCTTCGTTGAGTAGGTAGCAGGGTTTCTGCCATCCCAGCACGCTGTAACTAGGACTCCCCCAGGGAGTGCAATCATAGTCCTTTTCCCCCATGAGGAAGTCTAAAAATAGGGGATTATGGTTGAAATTCCAGGCTTTTTTACCCTTGTTCCAAGGGGCTAGTAATTCCCGGAACA containing:
- a CDS encoding glycosyltransferase family 4 protein encodes the protein MHIAWLGKKTPFCGNVTYGREVTNALLDRGHQVSFLHFAQEDEGDPPTERACAEVALPFLFKSTIYTIPTPRSNRVLADALAKLKPDIVHASLTLSPLDFRLPEICEELGLPLIATFHPPFDSKLRNFSSSTQFLTYQLYAPSLAQYDKVIVFSRLQRNLLLKLGVPRQRLAIIPNGVAVERYCPGENDLKKQYQARRLFIYLGRIAPEKNVEALLKGWKFSDMGPHCKLLMVGDGILKSTLQTHYGPEMGVHWLGFVADELTRIQLLRAADAFILPSLVEGLSLSLLEAMACGTACVATDAGADGEVLENGAGIVLKTQGVTAQLKILLPLLRDHPEITELLGRKARERVLERYTFAANMVQLESLYGTLVSHLGHSANLTSYSYLLE